From a region of the Actinopolymorpha singaporensis genome:
- a CDS encoding discoidin domain-containing protein, whose amino-acid sequence MSAGPARRLGAVVLGALLLAASLSPADAAVRTGAGNGNGTGTGTGITVGNWLTDPARKVYLTRQPDLNWKRGTPPTGTTITVDETRKYQSMEGFGASFTDSSAWLVGTRLDRGRRETAMRALFGQRDGIGLSFVRQPMGASDFAVNGNYSYDDMPAGQTDPTLAHFSVDHDRAYVIPVLRDALRINPRLTLMASPWSPPGWMKTSDSMVGGTLKPEAYQPFADYFAKFVRAYADAGVPISYVTPNNEPLYVPAGYPGLDLGPDKEATFIRDHLGPTLRKAGLPTRILGYDHNWDVVSYPESLYADPATSRYVAGTAWHCYAGDVRAQSLSHNNFPGKPAFHTECSGGTWEGDDAAGFAGAMSLVVGAPREWAKSVVRWNMALDGDNGPTNGGCLTCRGVLKVTKDADGRWNWSRTVDYYALGHASKFVRPGARRIASSAPAAGTDGAVQNVAFVNPDGSKALIAFNPGRSAATFHVRWGHLWFDATLPAGSAATYTWRGTQDATASDGALGTTDVHFERPGKAALTVSWDADLLSRLNQVRVNGSWLGYSLPTGASLQAPVASAPLPRTNWTATASASSPDDPPRQAIDGDPATRWSTGHGMTPGDWFQVDLGASTTFDELHLDTSASPGDFARGYEVYVSEDGKSWGEPVARGGGATQLRVLFPPVTGRYVRIVNTGSSGSWWSIHEADVLAATGSGSGPGSGGEQPPAANADLLRRTATTPDGTALEVYYNAGDQAATFDVTWADTTYRYSLPAGASATFTRAD is encoded by the coding sequence ATGTCTGCAGGACCTGCGCGACGACTGGGCGCCGTCGTCCTCGGTGCGTTGCTGCTGGCCGCCTCGCTGAGCCCGGCAGACGCCGCGGTGCGAACCGGTGCCGGCAACGGCAATGGCACCGGCACCGGCACCGGCATCACGGTGGGCAACTGGCTCACCGACCCGGCGCGCAAGGTGTACTTGACACGGCAACCGGACCTGAACTGGAAGCGCGGAACTCCTCCCACGGGCACCACCATCACCGTGGACGAGACGCGGAAGTACCAGTCGATGGAGGGCTTCGGTGCTTCGTTCACCGACTCCTCCGCCTGGCTGGTGGGCACCAGGCTGGACCGCGGCCGCCGGGAGACGGCGATGCGGGCGCTGTTCGGTCAGCGTGACGGCATCGGGCTGAGCTTCGTCCGCCAGCCGATGGGCGCCAGCGACTTCGCGGTGAACGGCAACTACTCCTACGACGACATGCCCGCCGGGCAGACCGATCCGACGCTCGCGCACTTCTCCGTCGACCACGACCGGGCGTATGTCATCCCGGTTCTGCGGGACGCGCTGCGAATCAACCCGAGGCTCACGCTGATGGCCTCGCCGTGGAGCCCGCCCGGCTGGATGAAGACCAGCGACTCGATGGTCGGTGGCACGCTGAAGCCGGAGGCGTACCAGCCGTTCGCCGACTACTTCGCGAAGTTCGTCAGGGCGTACGCGGACGCGGGTGTGCCGATCTCCTACGTCACCCCGAACAACGAGCCGCTCTACGTACCCGCGGGCTATCCCGGTCTCGATCTCGGCCCGGACAAGGAGGCCACGTTCATCCGAGATCACCTCGGCCCCACCCTGCGCAAGGCCGGCCTGCCGACGAGGATTCTCGGCTACGACCACAACTGGGACGTGGTGAGCTACCCCGAGAGCCTGTACGCCGACCCGGCCACCTCCCGCTACGTCGCCGGGACGGCCTGGCACTGCTACGCCGGGGACGTGCGCGCGCAGTCCCTGTCCCACAACAACTTTCCGGGCAAGCCGGCCTTCCACACCGAGTGCTCCGGGGGAACGTGGGAGGGCGACGACGCCGCGGGCTTCGCCGGCGCGATGTCGCTGGTGGTCGGTGCTCCTCGCGAGTGGGCGAAGTCCGTCGTGCGATGGAACATGGCGCTGGACGGCGACAACGGCCCGACCAACGGCGGCTGCCTCACCTGCCGCGGTGTTCTGAAGGTCACCAAGGACGCGGACGGACGCTGGAACTGGTCGAGGACGGTCGACTACTACGCACTCGGGCACGCCAGCAAGTTCGTCCGGCCCGGCGCGCGTCGAATCGCGTCCAGCGCGCCGGCCGCGGGGACCGACGGCGCGGTGCAGAACGTCGCGTTCGTCAACCCGGACGGCTCCAAGGCGCTGATCGCGTTCAACCCGGGCAGGTCCGCCGCGACGTTCCACGTGCGCTGGGGACACCTCTGGTTCGACGCCACGTTGCCCGCGGGTTCTGCGGCCACCTACACCTGGCGCGGAACCCAGGACGCCACCGCCAGCGACGGCGCGCTGGGCACCACCGACGTGCACTTCGAGCGGCCGGGCAAGGCTGCGTTGACAGTCTCCTGGGACGCCGACCTGCTGAGCCGGCTCAACCAGGTCAGGGTGAACGGCTCCTGGCTCGGATACTCCCTGCCCACCGGCGCGTCGTTGCAGGCCCCGGTCGCGTCCGCTCCCCTGCCGCGTACGAACTGGACGGCGACCGCGAGCGCGAGCAGTCCGGACGACCCGCCGCGACAGGCGATCGACGGCGACCCGGCCACCAGGTGGAGCACGGGGCACGGGATGACGCCGGGCGACTGGTTCCAGGTCGATCTCGGCGCGTCCACGACGTTCGACGAACTCCACCTGGACACCTCCGCCAGCCCCGGCGACTTCGCCCGCGGCTACGAGGTCTACGTGTCCGAGGACGGGAAGTCCTGGGGCGAGCCGGTGGCGCGCGGCGGCGGTGCCACCCAACTGCGGGTGCTGTTCCCGCCGGTGACCGGGAGGTACGTCCGCATCGTCAACACCGGAAGCTCCGGCAGCTGGTGGTCGATCCACGAGGCGGACGTGCTTGCCGCAACCGGCTCCGGATCGGGGCCGGGATCAGGCGGCGAGCAGCCACCGGCGGCGAACGCGGACCTGCTGCGGCGTACGGCGACCACACCCGACGGCACCGCGCTCGAGGTCTACTACAACGCCGGCGACCAGGCGGCGACGTTCGACGTCACCTGGGCGGACACGACCTACCGCTACAGCCTGCCGGCCGGCGCGTCCGCGACCTTCACCCGCGCGGACTGA